Within the Glycine max cultivar Williams 82 chromosome 12, Glycine_max_v4.0, whole genome shotgun sequence genome, the region TGTCGCCTATCAATTTTTGTAATCCAGCTCCTTATGTGTTATTTATtgagaaaacaattttttcttaaatacagTAATTTTgtagtatatatgtaaaaatataataattatgttatgTCGTCAAACTTAGAATTTGTTTGATTTCACATTTGGAACCACCAAACTTGAGTCTATAgttaatcaaatttgatttagCTTTGATCTGTTTGACACTTTTCAATTAGCgaaaaatttatattagttttaTTCTTAACTTTAAGTAGCTTTTAATTGATGTTACTTTGAGTAACTTTTTTTGTtagattaataaatttatactgAATTTTAATCCTAATTTGATTCTATAATGAAAACATCTAAACACACACTTAATTAAATTGATCCCTCAATCTGATcgtacaaaataaaatgatgtcaaatttatcctcCAACATTACATTACAGATTATGAACATTACATGCATTAGGTACACTATGTGAACATTGAACTGAATTTGCAGGTGGGTCCCTATGAATGGATCACATATCAGGAGGCTTATGATGCTGCCATCCGAATGGGTTCCGCCATGAGGAGCCGTGATGTCAATCCTGTAACCCATCTTGCTCTATTTAAGATACTATGTATTGGGAAATATGTATGCAATTAATCTAACTCGTTCTTTTTATATAACAAGGGAGACCGTTGTGGCATATATGGGTCCAACTGCCCCGAATGGATAATTGCAATGGAGGTAAGACACCTTGTTTTTGTAGGGGAAATTACACTTAACCAACCCTTTTAGTATGTTAAACACAATTAgggataaaattaaatttaagtaattatttgGTTGAAGAGCGATGATATCTACATATTCTTTCACACAGACTCGCCTAATAGAGAGTGGGCTCATGATATTTATTTGTGCCCACATTGGAAATTCATTCAGTAATTAAAGAGTATGTTTAGAAAGAGTGCGTTGGTAACGTTTCTCTATTGTtcctaattaaaattatgaataggcaactaaaaaattagttttgtaACCTTGTTTGTATTATTGTTCTTCACTTAACATCACAAGGATTGATACcttataattatattgtattttcATCCTTAGCAATTTTTCCAGTGGGACTTGAGTGACATGATTCAAATTTGCTGTTTGCAGGCTTGCAATAGTTATGCAGTAACATATGTCCCATTATATGACACCCTGGGTTTGTGTTTTGTTCCTTTTCCAATAACTCTCAATGTGTTTgcttttacttatttaaaaaaggcttaaatatctttttagtctttgcaatttaatgtatttttgtttttagtccttgtGGTTCTTATGAGGTtttagataatgtttttttcacTCTTCAAAGCATTGTTTAAGGTacttttaaggactaaaaacaaaaaaataattttacaagaatgaaaaacaaaaaaatactaaattttaaggacaaaaatatatttaaacctttaaaaaaatttcccaaGGAATTCGGGAACTCAGAGTTTGTCATGTATCTTTTACACTGTGTCATTCAGCTAGAAAACGACTCTAAATTTATGCCTAACAGGTCCTAATGCTGTGGAGTTTATCATAAACCATGCTGAAGTTTCGATTGCATTTGTACAGGATAACAAGTTTCCTTCTGTAAGTTCTATCATATTTCTTGGAGCACAACCTTTATTGTTTCCTTGGAGGGATTTTGTTTCAGCAAGATGAACCATATTAAagtttttctttccctttattATTCTGGATGCTAGCTTTGCATGTTAGATACCTTCAACATATAACTATTTCAATTGGCCATCAATCTGTTTTGTTACAAATTCTAGGATCAGAAATTCATTAGTAGCTTTTAAAATgagttatataaatttattttctgtaAACCACTTGTTTAAAACAATAGTTAAAATCAggtattatattttgaaattgataGAATGTTGCACATACTGCTagtccttttttatatttttatttgctttaatTCTTGTAACATTTTAAGTAATCCATTGAGCTTCCTGAAAATAATTATCCTATCATCTGGGACAGCATTGGGtatttctcttatatttttgttttccccCCCAATTCCTACTAAAGTGATGACTGTTTCCACAGGTTTTGTCATGCCTTGATCGGTGTTCCAGTCTTAAAAGTAAGTCAAATGTGTCTATTATGTCTCTGTTACTATTAGTTGTCTTCCATCTTTTAATGGTAACCAACCTCTTTAATTTACTGATGTAGCTGTTGTGAGTTTTGGTAATGTTTCAACCACACAAAAGAAGGAAGCTGAGGAGCTTGGTGCATCTTGCTTCTCGTGGGAAGAGTTTCTCCAGTTGGTAGGAACCCTGattcttaatttaatattgATGTTTATAATTAATAGAGTCATTTTGATTGAGTATCGTGAAGTAGATTTTTTAATACTTGATACTGTATCTCCATTTCTCCAGGGAAATATGGATTTAGACCTTCCACTGAAAAATAAGACTAACATCTGCACAATCATGTACACAAGTGGAACAACAGGCGAGCCCAAAGGGGTCATTATTAAGAATGAGGCTTTCATGACTCAAGTGTTGTCTATTGACCAAATACTTAATTTAACTGACAGAGTGGTATGATAATCATTTTTCTCACTAGTTTCATGTTATATTTTTCAAGCTAGGGAAAAATCTGCCACCTCCACCCCTCAGAAAaacttttattagtttttccatttgtgttttttatttatttatttacaagtaTGTGAGAATTGTAGGTGATGATAGTCTTCAAGGCTtcatttccttttcattttgtgCACTTCTATTTTGTCATTCTCACAATAACATGGTGCTCAGGACCTTATCTCTATAGTTAGTACAGAACACAGGTGCCATATATTTTTTCCATGATTCCATGAATTAGATAAATGTATGGCTAGACTTAATGAAGTTTCCTGATGCTACAGAAATTAAAGCTCATCAGTTTTCTTGGGACTTGGGACATGCCGAATGTGTTAGTCATATTCTACTATAAGTAGATGAATGAAGAGGAAAAAGACATGTATGAGCTTGTCATATTTATGTAATGATATGTGCTCACATGAAGCATAAACTATGTATTATTCATAGGGAACAGAAGACGACGTGtacttttctttccttcctctTGCTCATGTATATGACCAGATAATGGAGACCTATTGCATTTACAAGGGCTCCTCAATTGGATTTTGGCAAGGCGTAAGTTTTGTATTCAATTCCTATTATTAAATTCTGGCTCATTATCTAATATTTTCTCTCACGGATTTTTGTTATGTTAATTCTGGCAGGATGTCAGATTCTTGATGGAAGATATTCAAGCACTGAAACCAACTCTATTTTGTGCCGTTCCTAGAGTTTATGATCGTGTTTATGCTGGTAAGGCTAGAATGCTTCTTGTACTAGCGCTCTTATCTTGGTATGTGCTATAGTGCTCTAAGTATTGAATTTAAGCTACATGTACTCTTGTAAGTACTAACTATATTGTCCAATAAGCATTGACTATATACTTTGTGCCTGAAGGTATCAGTAGCAAAATTTCATCTGGGGGAGCACTGCAAAGTACATTGTTTCAATATGCATATAACTAGTATGTACTGCTACCAAACCCTACTACCATTTTAGACTTCTCCACTTCTATCCTAGTGCAAACTAATCTAGAATCTACTGACAGCAAGTTGGGATATCTGGAGAAGGGTCTTCCCCAAGACAAAGCAGCACCTTTGTTTGATAAGCTTGTGTTTGATAAGGTATTCTATTTTACTCTGTGATTCTTGTTCAGAAACTcgttttgaaaattgaaatattggTTTTATGGATAGATAAAACAAGCATTAGGTGGACGGGTTCGTCTCCTGTTATCAGGAGCTGCTCCTTTGCCTAGGCATGTGGAGGAGTTTTTGAGGGTCACTTTTGGAGCTACTATGTCACAAGGATATGGTATGGTATCTGCATCTTTTGCTAAAAAGTGCTGGTGTATTGTTTTATGTCATTTTTATGACAGCTCTTcaatagtaaattttaattctgTTAATCTGTTGTAGCATGATTCTGGCATTCCTTGATTTGATTCTactttttttgttcttaaatgCATTCTATAGAAGTATTAGTTACATGTTAATCATATTTCTAATCCACTTGCTTATGAGGGTGTGTAGCCATTTAATTATgcaatgttaatttattatcattttgatGTGACAGGTCTTACCGAAAGTTGTGGTGGGTGTTTCACTGCAATAAGCAATGTGTTTTCTATGATGGGAACGATTGGAGTTCCTATGACAACCATTGAGTCCAGGCTTGAATCTGTGCCAGAGATGGGGTATGATGCACTCTCCAGTGAAGCCCGGGGAGAAATTTGCCTTAGAGGGAATACCTTGTTCTCTGGTTACCACAAGCATCAAGATCTTACTGAAGAGGTTATGGTTGATGGTTGGTTTCATACAGGTAAACCCTCATATTGTTGTGAAATAAACGGTGGTCTACAATGTCAATGAAGAGTTCCTTTTTCCAAGCTTCATTAGGATTCTCCACTTAATGGTTCAGTATTCTTAGTTGTTTAGACTTTAGACACCACTCAGAATCATGTAAACTGCTACTAGATAGAATGGCATATACACAGTCAAAAGGGTTTTATGGACTATTAACACTAGGTAATTTCTCGATATGCTGTGTTGAAATGGTCAAGGCCTCAAGGGGATTTTCATTGATAATTGAGCAATCCAGAAAGACCTTCGTATAAGAATTAGTTCAACTATGGTCATTAAATTTGGAATCCCAGTGAAGAGGGCACATAGGAGATCAAGTTAGGGAGTTTTGTCATGAACATCAAAATGCAgcgtgttttaaaataatttgaaaatcattacAGGTGACATTGGAGAATGGCAGCCAAATGGAGCCATGAAAATTATTGATAGAAAAAAGAATATCTTTAAGTTGTCTCAAGGAGAATATGTTGCTGTGGAGAATATTGAAAACAAATACTTACAGTGCCCCCTTATAACATCGGTATGTTTCTGCTTCAAGCATAGAACATTCAGTAAAATTAGAGCAACATTAattgcattgcattgcattTGTGTTGGATGCCTAGTTTTGTAGGGAAAGTGGACTTACAAATAGCTCAactattaaatttatgtataatattCCATATGCAGATTTGGGTCTATGGAAACAGTTTTGAATCTTTCTTGGTGGCAGTGGTGGTCCCTGAAAGAAAGGCCCTTGAGGATTGGGCAGTGAAGCATAATTCTACAGATGATTTCAAATCTTTATGTGAAAATCCAAAGGCAAGAAAATACATTTTGGATGAGCTCAACAACACTGGTCAGAAACACCAAGTATGTATATAGAATGCCCAAATccatgaatttaattttgaataaacaCTCAGATTAGTCCTACGTTATAATTAGGTCATGAATGCTATGTTTGTTTCTAACTTCGAAAAAACtcattcattttagttttttttttttttttacttttatcattgTTTTGGACCTAAGAAAGGCTAAAATTGAATGTCATTTTGTTCAAGTTAGAGAATAATCAACCCAAACAATCTCAAGGACTACTGAGAGTTTACTCGTTTAGTTTCTGGTGTTACGCTATATTTTGGTCTTGCTGGTTACATTTGACGTTATTGATATTCTATCAGCTTAGAGGTTTTGAGCTGCTAAAAGCAGTTCATTTGGAACCAATTCCCTTTGACATGGAGAGAGATCTGATAACACCAACATTCAAGTTGAAGAGACCTCAATTGCTCAAGCAGTATAAGGTTTGTCTCTTGTTCTGTGATCAACATTGTAATTCGTAACTTTCTATTTCACTTTATAGTAGTacagttttatttttgttatttgtttccTTAACATCTTGAATTAGTAGTATGATTCATGGTTTGTACCAAAATGTGCACCAGTTTCAGCTAATAGGAAGCATTACCTTATTCATAATTTCAATTAGATTTTGGAGTGCTTTACTTTCTaagaacaaaattacaaaacttagAAACAGTTTTTTAGGTTTTGTTTGTACTGTTTTCTAATTAGAATTGGAGTTTTAATTCGGTAAAACATGTGATAATAGTTTGCATTAAAATTATGTGGATTACCAAAATGAAACTCCAATTCTAATTGAAAAACaatacaaacaacacacaaggaACTGCATCCAGGTTTTTTCCACTTACTAATTATATAAAtgttactcattttttttttctgcaaaaataatattatattaatgagtaccagtggtactaaaAGTACATAATACAGGTCAGATTTGATCCCTTGACATTTGTTATGTCTATGGAACCATAATCTGATCTATGTGAAAACATTACAAAAATCTGCTCTGAAATTCTGTCCTCCTCATTTGAGGAATCCTACTCTAATGTTAGAGTaccagaaattaaaatgcatgttgaaatctttctccaaatttaataaaaaatgttactctTTGCCAACATTATTTACAGGAGTGTATTGATCAACTATACAAGGAAGCGAAGGCATAGATGGTTTGAGCCAGGTGGCTATCGGGGATTATATATGCAATTATACTGATTCCAGACAGTTTCCACAgaatccattttaattttttgtacacTTTGGTTCTTAAGTTAAGTGAAAAGCTACAAATAAAACTTTATATTGAAATAGTAACTGAGTTTATCCACTCAGCATTCTTAAAAAGATTACAAAATGATAGTTGGAAATTCTGATAAGCTTGATGTTTCGTGGCCTTGGAACATGTGCTTTTgctccttttttttatcaagccaTTTTGGGCCTAGTGCTTGTTCCCTCATCAAGTCTATAATTTTAGCCATTAGAATACAGTGGATTAGGGTAATGCTGaacttgtattatttttcaCGCCACTCTTGACCTTAAGCTTGTTAACAATGCTTTGAGTATATGTTGATAATGATAAGTTAAAGAGATGGCGGAAATTACACTTTTGAAGTGtgataaagataaaagtagTATTTTTAAGAACTAGAAAGTCCAACTAAATAAGTTGCAACTACTTTTAAAGTTGCTATACTTTGCAAGTTCCGAAAACCTCTGGTGTCTTGACCTATTTGGCATATTGAGTTTTCATGTTCAGAGGGAATTCTGTTGTAGTTGCTAGGAATGCATTTGCTGGAAACAAAATGATGTAATAATACAGAGCAGCAAcaaatgtaaatttatattatatcccACAGGTAAAAATACAACGATTTCCCAAATCATACATGATTTATGAATACACGACAGCTAGAAAGACACCACATCAATCCTCttcatcttttgttttctaCATTCTATGAAACCAGAGGACTTAAACTGAGATTTTATTCCACTTTTTAACACATGCTAACTTTAGGTCTTAGGACAAACATGAATCACAAAACAATGGCCGGGTGTTTATAGATATCAAGTTGCAACAAATGAATGATACAGAAGACACTTGGTTTAATTCTCACATATCAACCAAGTCCAAATGGTGGTGCCTAAAAAAGTATGACCACCAGCGCCCAGATGGGATAAACCAACAGAAGTATTATGCCAATGGAATTTGATATGCCGTGAGCTTTAGTGAAGGAGTTTCTGAAACCACCAGAAGCCCGAATGTGTTCTTGCAGCAAATAACATGCAATGATGAGGCACACTACCACCCCAACAATGTTGTCTCTAAAGGTGCTTGCAATTAGAGAAGGAGCTACAACGATAAGAAGAATCAGAGCACCAGGCAATTCCAGCCAATCTGCAGTAACAATCATACCGGTTATTAACCTTATActtaatttttagtattattaagaagactgatatatatatctttgaTACCAAGTGGGTTAGTAGTTCCTTAATTGTTTTGAGTGTTGTTCTTGGTTGGAAAAAACCACCTAAATTTAGGTCACTCCTAGATAGCGGGATGTGTTGAAAGTCTCACATGACACAGTAGTTATGGACAAAAGGGAAACATGTTGAAGTCTCACACTAATTAATGATAGATCCGAAATAGACTATATAAGTTGGGTGCAATCCTCACTTTACAAGTTGATTTTATAAGGTTGAGTGAGACTCATAATCCATTTTTTAACATTCTCCTATCAATATtgacattttattttagtaacttATGCTGAGTTTAAATGCAAAATTTTATCAAGCGAAGTAATGAAGtgaaaattcaattttgattgGGAAACGAAACTAAAATATATCCAAGTTTTGTCCTAAAGAAATGTTGAGTTGGTTGTACTTTGTTCTAGAATGACACTGATCATCAATAAGGATAGCAGCAAAATAGTTGCATGTTTTCAAGTTTAATCAATGGGTAAAAGCACATTGCTCTAGGAGACACTAACTTATACTGTAAGCAGTTATACCATACCAGGGAAGTGTCTTGGAAGGAAAAGGCGTAATACAACAGCAACTGCAGCAATCCATTTTCCAAGCTCTCCCCTGCGTAAGTAGAATgataataaaaaggaaaattaatatTACAGAAAAATGATGGTACAAAATTGAACACAATAAAGCGTGACACGCTAGTCACCTGAAGACGTCGAAAATTAATGAAGGCAAGCTGAAGAAAATGTATGGAATGAGTAGTGCTGTGAGAATATTTGTTTTCCAGTTTGTACGATCCAAAATCAACAGATAACTGCAAACATGTTACAATAATCAGGGAAGTCATAGaaaaactatgaaagctaacACCAAGTAAATTCCAAAGTGTGCTTGCTTGTGCAATTGGCTCTAACAAAGTCTGTTTCTATTTTGTTGTGCTAAACATAGATTGTATGGATTTTTATATGaatacaactttttttaatggaaaaagaaaaatgtttggcTGCACCATGCACATGCGCTTCACAGTTCCTTGTGGGATAACATAAAAAACTATTACTTTGAATAACCACAAACAATTCAACACAGAAGATATTGACTGCGTGTGTATTAACATTAGGAGAGCAGATAAGATGGTGGACCTGCTTTAATAATATCTTGTCTGTCGAATGAACCTTATCCATACTCAAAATTGATTTCATCATCCACCCACTTTATGTAAGCAACTTATTTTGTATTGGATACAATCTATAgtctattataattattttgatcgTTAACAGTTATtgctctaataaaaaatatatacagttattaataattaaagtaaaagaaaacatagcacataaatgtttaaattattcatactatatgatattttatctcaatatttttcattttatccataCTTATTAATAAAGTTATGTATTACatcttaatataaaattaattatttcgcTCGAGTTAATGTATATTGTAAAACtcataataatttgtaattatatttttaacttatgaatTCTATCCATACTAGTTCAGTTAGATTGAGCTGTAtcagttttatatatttttgcaatCAATCTAAttagctaaaaaaaaaattcatctgaGAACCAATTCAATGACCGGCTCATTGATTGCACATCATGCCAGTATTCAAGTACGTCAAAATTTCTCAACAAGCATGAATACAAAGTTTGAATGGAGAGATACAAGTTGATTAAGTgtttaagaaagaagaaagaaagaaaaagatagtGTGTTGGATCCCTATTACTAACAAACTAGCaattaacatttgataaaaaaaagagtttgaaTGCATTATTCCGCATTCTTGTGGGGGGAGAAGGAAAACATGGCTTAGGAATTAGGGTTATAGAACAAATTTAACATGAAAGTATTCTCGTCcgtaacatatataataaaaacagaGCAACAACTAAGTGATTGATATATGGAGTTAGATCCAATCACAGCAACATCTTATTCATATTCATTCCAGTTCCGCTTGCTGGGCAAGCGAGTCACTCACATGATCCATAAAACAACTGAGTGATGAaggtcattaattaattaaaagataagCGAAAGCAAAATCTGATACAGTTTTAAAGAACTtgaataaaattgcaaaatggAAGAAATAAAAGCATAACTCAAGTGAGATTTCTAACAAAAgtaataaactaatatttacccatataataaaaaatgagagtAAGAAGTAAGAAGAGTACATACATAGCAGCAATGGCAGCAAACAATCCGAAAAAAGAGGCTCCAAAGCCAATGCCACCAAGTTTGATGGCATGATGGGCGAGTCTATTAGCAGCTAGACTTAGGTCCCTGAAATCTGAGTTGATCAATTGAACTGCTTCTTCTTCAAAACCCGTTCTCTTCCACATTTTCGTAATCAAAAAGGAGCCTATGAAACAAAGTCAAAGCAAACATTAAGAGCTATATGTACAATTGCACATCTTACCACTATGATAAGGAAAGGCCACGTGGAGATTAATGCTTTACCAATAATGAAGGCAGATATAGACGCGCTAGCCTATGACTGTATGACAGCTGCCCTTGCTTTCTCTCAACACTTTTTCAGCAAGAAAAGTCCTACACGCAAGAAAATTCCAGCATCTATCTATACTAATATTATATctctgtgtattttttttattaagattttgtatttttatattgatgTATTCCATACCTTTAAAAGCATGTAaatttaattcctaattaattatttataaaaaccaaaaatggcttaaataaaaactaaatttacatatttttaaagtttgagcatcaaattcaacaatataaaaatatagaaacctTAATTACAGTCGACCCAAATTATCagaaaaaagacattttttttaattttatttacattctATCATTTGTGTGAATGGTGTCATGTGAATTTGGTACTATTCTTTCCCAATGTAAGGAAaaaatttatagtatttttaatttttttttattaagtttgtATGTGGACAAGTCAATCAAGATACTCATAAGAAGCTAGTTAGGATGGCCAGGTCTTTTCCTTATAgacatattttttactttaatccatcatgtatctaatttcttattattaatgatataatatgacgtgtttgtattttaaaaaaaaagtaaaggaaaTAAACAATGGGAAAAGAGGCCCTGTCTGCCACGTAGCAACACATATCTCCCTCCTGCCGTATGGGCCAATATGTCACATTCGGCCGACTCAACAACCGGTTTAGTTTTTGGGCCGttagatgttttttttagtattttgttttggtttgaaTTGGTTTTATGCCGACATAGTGTATATTAGTGTATATAATAATGCAAAATGAGTAGGTTATCAACTTATTCTAAATTTAGGTAAGTTGATCTTGataagtaaatatttacaatgaCATGCTTTAGTTGATTAGACACGACAGGTGCATGAGTGCATTCATAGGAGGATGTGACACCACCCATTATGTAAATGTTTGGAATGTTATAAATTAAGTGGGATAAGTTATTCttgttcattaattatttactaaaatatgATTTAGTTTATTAGACATGAAAATTATAAGAAGGTAATCATTAGAGATATGACACAACCTATTATGAAATGATCTTGATACgagttggaaaaaaaatcatgataatgaaattttgaaatttaaatgaatcatatatttgattttaattttttgtgttgggaaaattaatttaaattttcaaaaattaatataaatatgtgtattaaaaattaataatataaatatatatggaaAGTCAAGATGTGCATTCTAAGAATGGGTAAATGTATTTTGACTATAGGAGAATCTCACTACCATGACGAGTGGATAAGTGTATAGGTGGAATTGTCAATGTTCATTAAGTGCTTATTACGAAGGAAGTTATGAACGTTTGTTATATATAAGAATCATGTGAAGAATGAAGACATTATCCGGCCAATGCTAGAAGTACAGTGGGGACAATAAGAGAAATTGTGCCacaaagtaattatttttacttaatgtGTAAGTAATTGTCAGTTTTTGCCTCGATGAAACAATAAGTATTTTCCttgtataataattattttaaaaaataaatataaaaaaattaaaaaacctaataaagaaaataaattagtactaattttatccattttagtttttaattttaaccgttcctaatttctctataagcttataatattttcttcgTAAGATTATTTCTTTGTTCCcactaataaagaaaattattagattGTCACTGTATCTAGCTAGAGAGAGGAGGGTCACTACGCCAAGTAAGAGGGGATCTTATAATAGGAGGATTTTTTAAGtttgtcttaaaaaattataatttgttttagataataaatatttgttgaaatGTTTCTATGATTCTAGGCAAGATGTTGAATCACATAAAATTTGTGTctttcattatttatatttgtgattTTGCTATGTGTATCCCATACGGTTGATCCTGATTGTGCATGAAGAAGATTTTTTCCCCAACACTTTAATACGTTGAGAGAAAATGACGatagttaaaatttgaaatttcaataagaaacataaaagtaaaaaggaaaattaatttttagtttaaaaaccgttttctatttttcactttaacataacaaaaatatacataattattttctctatcTTTCTTTTGTCCTTCAAACATATCATGAGTCTTAAAAGGTGCCAGAATGAACTGTAATTCAGCTCACTGTAATTCTAGTCCAATTGCAACTCGATTCAGTCAATTCACTGGTCAATTAAGTTTGGGATAAGTTGAATTGGGATgagccaattttttttattaaaattaaaaatataaacacaaaCACCTTGTATACGAAAGTAATGTTAAGAAGGCACagcatatttttaagaaaaagaaatttattcTTCCATATTTTGTATTCTAGTTGATTATCAGAACTTGTGGATTGTGAGGCCACAGAGACATGTAAGTATCATGCACAGCTGTATTACACTATTTATTTTTCGTTACTTTATATTTCTTTCTGTATCCACCCTTGCTCATCATGAAAACTTggcttattataatttttctccaCTCATG harbors:
- the LOC100790068 gene encoding long chain acyl-CoA synthetase 2 translates to MPEVYTVKVEEARPATHEKPSAGPVYRCIYAKDALTVLPSHFESPWEFFRDTTTRCPSNPMLGRRQKSDSKVGPYEWITYQEAYDAAIRMGSAMRSRDVNPGDRCGIYGSNCPEWIIAMEACNSYAVTYVPLYDTLGPNAVEFIINHAEVSIAFVQDNKFPSVLSCLDRCSSLKTVVSFGNVSTTQKKEAEELGASCFSWEEFLQLGNMDLDLPLKNKTNICTIMYTSGTTGEPKGVIIKNEAFMTQVLSIDQILNLTDRVGTEDDVYFSFLPLAHVYDQIMETYCIYKGSSIGFWQGDVRFLMEDIQALKPTLFCAVPRVYDRVYAGISSKISSGGALQSTLFQYAYNYKLGYLEKGLPQDKAAPLFDKLVFDKIKQALGGRVRLLLSGAAPLPRHVEEFLRVTFGATMSQGYGLTESCGGCFTAISNVFSMMGTIGVPMTTIESRLESVPEMGYDALSSEARGEICLRGNTLFSGYHKHQDLTEEVMVDGWFHTGDIGEWQPNGAMKIIDRKKNIFKLSQGEYVAVENIENKYLQCPLITSIWVYGNSFESFLVAVVVPERKALEDWAVKHNSTDDFKSLCENPKARKYILDELNNTGQKHQLRGFELLKAVHLEPIPFDMERDLITPTFKLKRPQLLKQYKECIDQLYKEAKA
- the COR1 gene encoding cold-regulated protein isoform X1 gives rise to the protein MWKRTGFEEEAVQLINSDFRDLSLAANRLAHHAIKLGGIGFGASFFGLFAAIAAIYLLILDRTNWKTNILTALLIPYIFFSLPSLIFDVFRGELGKWIAAVAVVLRLFLPRHFPDWLELPGALILLIVVAPSLIASTFRDNIVGVVVCLIIACYLLQEHIRASGGFRNSFTKAHGISNSIGIILLLVYPIWALVVILF
- the COR1 gene encoding cold-regulated protein; its protein translation is MPSNLVALALEPLFSDCLLPLLLCIYLLILDRTNWKTNILTALLIPYIFFSLPSLIFDVFRGELGKWIAAVAVVLRLFLPRHFPDWLELPGALILLIVVAPSLIASTFRDNIVGVVVCLIIACYLLQEHIRASGGFRNSFTKAHGISNSIGIILLLVYPIWALVVILF